A window of Natranaerovirga pectinivora contains these coding sequences:
- a CDS encoding 8-oxo-dGTP diphosphatase, whose product MKNTKLMNMCMIIDKEKNRVIVQDKVNCDWGGITFPGGKVENGESIIESTIREVKEETNLDIKDLKFSGLIDWYNNITHERWLIFLFKTDTYSGELIDETNEGKVFWTDRDKLLSMNLASGMEDYLKLYNNDSLNEAFAIWNDKVTGEFKLL is encoded by the coding sequence ATGAAAAATACCAAATTAATGAACATGTGTATGATTATTGATAAAGAAAAGAATAGAGTTATTGTTCAAGATAAAGTGAATTGTGACTGGGGAGGTATTACTTTCCCAGGAGGAAAAGTTGAGAATGGTGAGAGTATTATTGAATCAACTATTCGAGAGGTAAAAGAAGAAACAAATCTTGATATAAAAGATTTAAAGTTTAGTGGTTTAATAGATTGGTATAACAATATTACTCATGAGCGATGGTTGATCTTTCTTTTTAAGACAGATACATATTCTGGAGAACTTATAGATGAAACGAATGAAGGTAAAGTGTTTTGGACGGATAGAGATAAATTATTAAGTATGAACTTAGCAAGTGGAATGGAAGATTATTTGAAACTGTATAATAACGACAGTTTGAATGAAGCCTTTGCTATATGGAATGATAAGGTAACAGGAGAGTTTAAGTTGTTATAG
- a CDS encoding alpha/beta fold hydrolase: MSKTKTKFLQLEDINIAYKQEGTGPALILLHGNSQDKRIFKQFQKKYFTSFTTYAIDSRGHGKSKSYDNTYTIKQLSDDIIHFCKAKKIDQAYVVGYSDGGNIALFLAKNAPNIFNKIVAISPNYLVGGIGNKTLKLFIIMLQIMKVFKRVGIRTDKSIMKLNLMLRDIGITEEELSTINCNIKILYAEKDIIKEDHIKKLAGLLPNAKIEKICKSNHFNIIYKKQMIKGIDEFFKSTS; encoded by the coding sequence ATGTCAAAAACCAAAACGAAATTCCTTCAATTAGAAGATATCAATATAGCATATAAACAAGAAGGTACAGGACCAGCTCTAATTTTACTCCATGGAAATTCCCAAGACAAAAGGATATTCAAACAGTTTCAAAAAAAATATTTTACATCCTTTACAACCTATGCAATAGATAGTAGAGGCCATGGTAAAAGTAAGTCTTATGATAATACATATACAATCAAACAATTAAGTGATGATATCATTCATTTTTGTAAAGCGAAAAAAATTGATCAAGCTTATGTTGTTGGATATAGTGACGGTGGTAATATAGCTTTATTTCTAGCTAAGAATGCACCAAACATATTTAATAAAATTGTAGCAATATCTCCAAATTACCTTGTTGGTGGAATAGGCAATAAAACTTTAAAATTATTTATAATTATGTTACAAATAATGAAAGTCTTTAAAAGAGTAGGCATTAGAACGGATAAAAGCATAATGAAATTGAATTTAATGCTTAGGGACATAGGCATAACAGAGGAAGAATTAAGCACTATCAATTGTAATATCAAAATATTATACGCAGAGAAGGACATTATTAAGGAAGATCATATTAAAAAATTAGCAGGATTACTTCCTAATGCAAAGATAGAAAAAATCTGTAAATCAAATCATTTTAATATTATTTATAAAAAACAGATGATAAAAGGTATTGATGAATTTTTTAAGAGTACTTCTTAA
- a CDS encoding DUF3784 domain-containing protein: MWIGWLFVILFAVISIALLMGKGSFLIAGYNTASKKEKEKYNVRRLCRVVGGGFSIITIILAIFTYYEGEMPEYLQWVMPWGFLITIALILILSNTICKKK, from the coding sequence ATGTGGATTGGTTGGTTATTTGTAATTTTATTTGCAGTTATATCGATTGCTTTACTTATGGGAAAAGGTAGTTTTCTTATAGCTGGGTACAATACAGCTAGTAAAAAAGAAAAAGAAAAATATAATGTTAGACGTTTATGTCGTGTGGTCGGAGGCGGTTTTAGCATCATAACCATTATACTAGCTATTTTTACTTATTATGAGGGGGAAATGCCAGAGTATCTACAATGGGTTATGCCTTGGGGATTTTTAATTACGATAGCTTTAATACTAATTTTATCAAACACCATCTGTAAGAAAAAATGA
- a CDS encoding zinc ribbon domain-containing protein, which produces MECPKCNEKLSMNSRNCKYCGEFIAKTNTEYKYQSDEKFEVKNTSARLDGSIKICYDCGEVNKKTDYRCYNCNSNLEETYKRYMNEVKEKTKREEQRKHIFIKFVVISQIILYLASLILSTIKPSNEIPFEIIFITMIIATVISGLGIVAMLYPDMLILAKSSRRWYLREMLIPTEDAMKREVFSGVLMGSLCVGYSFFVFISLLMMSFR; this is translated from the coding sequence TTGGAATGCCCGAAATGTAATGAAAAACTAAGTATGAATTCAAGAAACTGCAAATATTGCGGAGAGTTTATTGCAAAAACCAATACGGAGTATAAATATCAGAGTGATGAGAAATTTGAAGTTAAAAATACAAGTGCTCGATTAGATGGTTCAATTAAGATATGTTATGACTGTGGAGAAGTAAATAAAAAGACGGATTATAGATGTTATAACTGTAACAGTAATTTAGAAGAAACCTATAAAAGGTATATGAATGAAGTGAAGGAAAAAACAAAGAGAGAAGAGCAACGAAAGCACATATTTATTAAGTTCGTCGTAATTAGCCAAATTATTTTATACCTTGCATCACTAATATTATCAACAATTAAACCAAGTAACGAGATACCTTTTGAGATAATATTTATTACGATGATTATTGCAACGGTCATTTCAGGTTTAGGAATCGTGGCTATGTTATATCCTGATATGTTAATATTAGCTAAGTCTTCAAGAAGATGGTATTTAAGAGAAATGTTAATACCTACAGAGGACGCAATGAAAAGAGAAGTGTTTTCTGGGGTACTAATGGGGTCTTTATGTGTGGGATATAGTTTTTTCGTGTTTATTAGTTTGTTAATGATGAGTTTTAGGTAG
- a CDS encoding dihydrofolate reductase, with amino-acid sequence MIISHIVAIAKNYVIGKDNDIPWRVPGEQLRFKELTMGKTVIMGRKTYESLGNKLKGRNIIVVSNTMDDNSDLYKVVKSIHEALEMVDGEEVFIAGGGQLYKDTIDIADRIYITILDEEIDGTIFYPKLDSNKYHTTYKKHVPEGIIPYTYYTYERK; translated from the coding sequence ATGATTATTTCCCATATAGTAGCTATAGCAAAAAACTATGTAATCGGTAAAGATAACGATATCCCATGGAGAGTACCTGGGGAACAATTAAGATTTAAAGAATTAACTATGGGAAAAACAGTAATAATGGGGAGAAAAACATATGAGTCATTAGGAAACAAGTTAAAAGGAAGAAATATAATAGTTGTTTCTAATACAATGGATGACAATAGTGATTTGTATAAGGTTGTAAAGTCAATACATGAAGCATTAGAAATGGTTGACGGAGAAGAAGTATTCATTGCAGGTGGGGGGCAATTGTACAAGGATACCATTGATATAGCGGATAGGATATACATAACAATATTAGATGAAGAGATAGATGGAACAATTTTTTATCCTAAGTTGGATAGCAACAAATATCATACCACTTACAAGAAACACGTACCAGAAGGAATTATACCTTATACCTATTATACATATGAAAGAAAATAG